From a region of the Labilithrix sp. genome:
- a CDS encoding response regulator: MPAVKILICDDDRAICEYMQTLLERDGYAVKTMSDPTTIEDEVKNGGYHLIILDLMMPKMDGIEALKKIRKIDSDVAVVIFTGYPNLETAVASMKLDAVDYIKKPFNVDEFREVLDRVMRKKGLARTPEEKLHKVIGDTIRNLRKEKDLTLKQMSRRTNLSVSLLSQIERAESSASISSLYKIATALESRIQDLFGEY; encoded by the coding sequence ATGCCCGCCGTCAAGATCCTCATCTGCGACGACGATCGAGCGATCTGCGAGTACATGCAGACGCTGCTCGAGCGTGACGGGTACGCCGTCAAGACGATGAGCGATCCGACGACGATCGAGGACGAGGTCAAGAACGGCGGCTATCACCTCATCATCCTCGACCTCATGATGCCGAAGATGGACGGCATCGAGGCGCTCAAGAAGATCCGCAAGATCGACAGCGACGTCGCCGTCGTCATCTTCACCGGCTACCCGAACCTCGAGACCGCGGTAGCGTCGATGAAGCTCGACGCCGTCGACTACATCAAAAAACCGTTCAACGTGGACGAGTTCCGCGAGGTCCTCGACCGCGTCATGCGGAAGAAGGGCCTCGCCCGCACGCCGGAGGAGAAGCTCCACAAGGTCATCGGCGACACGATCCGGAACCTCCGCAAGGAGAAGGACCTCACGCTGAAGCAGATGTCCCGCCGCACGAACCTCAGCGTGTCGCTCCTCTCCCAGATCGAGCGCGCCGAGTCGAGCGCGTCGATCTCGTCGCTCTACAAGATCGCGACCGCGCTCGAGTCACGCATCCAGGACCTGTTCGGCGAATACTGA
- a CDS encoding serine hydrolase — MLEGEEMVGFEEAQSSIEQLTAVLPGAGTVGTARSLARFYEWLLAGAPATDGRALVRAETLARYVTPQTRGTDKTVRFPMVLGRGFALGWLWPHPYDRWRTAACYGHAGNFSTLAWADPTTGCVIAVVTNGNRAPTKLVSRGAPIGSGLRGACVD, encoded by the coding sequence ATGCTCGAGGGCGAGGAGATGGTCGGCTTCGAGGAGGCGCAGAGCTCGATCGAGCAGCTGACCGCGGTGCTCCCGGGCGCGGGGACGGTGGGCACGGCGCGATCGCTCGCGCGCTTCTACGAGTGGCTCCTCGCGGGCGCGCCGGCGACGGACGGCCGCGCGCTCGTGCGAGCGGAGACGCTCGCGAGGTACGTGACGCCGCAGACGCGCGGCACCGACAAGACGGTGCGCTTCCCGATGGTGCTGGGCCGCGGCTTCGCGCTCGGCTGGCTCTGGCCGCACCCCTACGACCGGTGGCGCACCGCCGCCTGCTACGGCCACGCGGGCAACTTCAGCACGCTCGCGTGGGCCGACCCCACCACCGGCTGCGTGATCGCCGTCGTCACGAACGGCAACCGCGCCCCGACGAAGCTCGTGTCGCGCGGCGCCCCGATCGGCAGCGGCCTCCGCGGAGCGTGCGTCGACTGA
- a CDS encoding antitoxin family protein gives MRTLDARFEDGVLKPEGPTGLQAGERVRLLVLRRSNPARWDLTRLATAADEDRALAEAGVAEWADALAAEDRR, from the coding sequence ATGCGGACGCTCGATGCACGGTTCGAGGACGGGGTGCTCAAGCCCGAGGGGCCCACCGGCCTTCAGGCTGGCGAGCGGGTGCGCCTGCTGGTGCTGCGACGATCGAACCCGGCGCGCTGGGACCTCACCCGACTCGCGACCGCCGCCGACGAGGACCGGGCGTTGGCCGAGGCCGGGGTCGCCGAATGGGCAGACGCTTTGGCGGCCGAGGACCGTCGGTGA
- a CDS encoding nucleotidyl transferase AbiEii/AbiGii toxin family protein: MTATVTVTVTPPLAAAWLRRVARSPHADRLVLRGSLLTAQWVPERPAADVDHVLVPEGTPADARAIVDEVLAEPDDEALPPPVHEVIWAETPWPGHRTKLGDLQIDVGSGDPLAMPATRIRVAGADVVAVRPEQMFGWKVHGLVELGHGKWKPKDLYDLLLLDRHCPLDDDTLTRAIALAFTSRNYDLALLDRLLYTNEWGRSRGSRRKWLTFQDRWRGPISPPDFETVVTHVRTRLRPLAERAKALCSTRSR, translated from the coding sequence GTGACCGCCACCGTCACAGTCACCGTCACGCCGCCGCTCGCCGCCGCGTGGCTGCGGCGTGTCGCGCGCTCGCCGCACGCCGATCGGCTCGTCCTCCGCGGGTCGCTCCTCACCGCGCAGTGGGTGCCGGAGCGCCCCGCGGCGGACGTCGATCACGTGCTCGTGCCGGAGGGCACGCCCGCCGACGCGCGCGCGATCGTCGACGAGGTGCTGGCCGAGCCCGACGACGAGGCGCTGCCGCCGCCGGTGCACGAGGTCATCTGGGCGGAGACGCCGTGGCCGGGCCATCGCACGAAGCTCGGCGATCTCCAGATCGACGTCGGCAGCGGCGACCCTCTCGCGATGCCGGCGACGCGCATCCGTGTCGCGGGCGCCGACGTCGTCGCCGTGCGTCCGGAGCAGATGTTCGGCTGGAAGGTGCACGGCCTCGTCGAGCTGGGCCACGGCAAGTGGAAGCCGAAGGACCTCTACGACCTGCTCCTGCTCGACCGCCACTGCCCCCTCGACGACGACACGCTCACCCGCGCGATCGCGCTCGCCTTCACGAGCCGCAACTACGACCTCGCGCTCCTCGATCGCCTCCTCTACACGAACGAGTGGGGCCGCTCCCGCGGCAGCCGCCGCAAGTGGCTCACCTTCCAGGATCGCTGGCGCGGCCCGATCTCGCCGCCGGACTTCGAGACCGTCGTCACGCACGTCCGCACGCGCCTCCGCCCGCTCGCGGAACGAGCAAAGGCGCTTTGCTCGACGCGTTCGCGCTGA
- a CDS encoding trypsin-like peptidase domain-containing protein: protein MRRLALLLPLILACSAPADDDDAAAAASESGVVVGDRDFVRVMQGGATVPERYRPLLDAFGKLSSYCTVTHVGNGIAIAAGHCFNAPRTRANDLPCAGYTVDWGYRRDEPAYLRSACRIVLAAEYSVSRDYAVFVVDPVPPVKVAVDLAGRAADGRRITMFGHPLNRGLEWSRTCTVEPSSNLLAIGSDGTWGAGMFTHQCDSERGSSGSALLDDETLAIVGIHNGGVQPWNYATHVVDTPLAELLDPSFNVPPVVTFTPPTPVGTARGAITFAVDASDPDGHIAKVTFTLPGGASAVVEEPPWEVRFDSTTAADGAYTVVATATDARGAESRAQRSLRIQNL from the coding sequence ATGAGGCGCCTCGCGCTCCTCCTCCCGCTCATCCTCGCGTGCTCCGCACCGGCCGACGACGACGACGCCGCCGCCGCCGCGAGCGAGTCCGGCGTCGTCGTCGGAGACCGCGACTTCGTGCGCGTCATGCAAGGCGGCGCCACCGTGCCCGAGCGGTACCGCCCGCTCCTCGACGCGTTCGGGAAGCTCTCCAGCTACTGCACCGTCACGCACGTCGGGAACGGGATCGCGATCGCGGCGGGGCACTGCTTCAACGCGCCGCGGACGCGCGCGAACGACCTTCCGTGCGCGGGCTACACCGTGGACTGGGGCTATCGACGCGACGAGCCCGCGTACCTGCGGTCGGCGTGCCGGATCGTGCTCGCCGCAGAATACAGCGTAAGTCGCGACTATGCCGTCTTCGTCGTCGATCCCGTTCCTCCGGTGAAGGTGGCGGTCGACCTCGCCGGCCGCGCCGCGGACGGCCGGCGCATCACGATGTTCGGGCATCCGCTGAACCGCGGGCTCGAGTGGTCGCGGACGTGCACGGTCGAGCCGTCTTCGAACCTGCTCGCGATCGGCTCGGACGGGACGTGGGGCGCGGGCATGTTCACGCACCAGTGCGACAGCGAGCGCGGGAGCAGCGGCAGCGCGCTCCTCGACGACGAGACGCTCGCGATCGTCGGCATCCACAACGGCGGGGTGCAGCCCTGGAACTACGCGACGCACGTCGTCGACACGCCGCTCGCCGAGCTCCTCGATCCGAGCTTCAACGTCCCGCCCGTCGTCACGTTCACGCCGCCGACGCCGGTGGGCACCGCGCGCGGCGCGATCACGTTCGCGGTCGACGCCTCCGATCCGGACGGCCACATCGCGAAGGTCACCTTCACGCTGCCCGGCGGGGCGAGCGCCGTCGTCGAGGAGCCGCCTTGGGAGGTCCGCTTCGACTCGACCACCGCCGCTGACGGCGCCTACACCGTCGTCGCGACGGCGACGGACGCCCGCGGCGCCGAGTCCCGCGCGCAGCGGAGCCTCCGTATCCAGAACCTCTAG
- a CDS encoding trypsin-like serine protease, whose amino-acid sequence MRTVLAGFIIVVVAGCIAPPEEPDRAAAEIVGGAATLRYPFVVGVGGRNGAYCSGTVVARRAVLTAGHCVSRGIRKVYLGPTLDDRAPEIAVVKVTRHPRYAEVRLASGAIGGATNDLAVLELAADAPVQPAPLFRGTLENSARFVGPELVFVGYGAIDGSGLGFGTRREASFPIAKVGPAAVGGTPGTIDASMIYYAVPGKSACRGDSGGPAFFVEGGVLSIAAVTSFGGPRCESDGVHARADAPQIAAFLQAELDRIEAADPCRPDGVCGPECGVRDPDCLADHCGADGVCAEACVADPDCESPR is encoded by the coding sequence ATGCGGACGGTGCTCGCGGGCTTCATCATCGTCGTCGTCGCCGGCTGCATCGCGCCGCCGGAGGAGCCCGATCGCGCCGCGGCGGAGATCGTCGGCGGCGCCGCGACCCTACGGTATCCGTTCGTCGTCGGCGTCGGCGGGCGCAACGGGGCGTATTGCTCCGGCACCGTCGTCGCGCGGCGCGCCGTGCTCACGGCCGGTCACTGCGTGTCGCGCGGCATCCGCAAGGTGTACCTCGGACCGACGCTCGACGACCGCGCGCCGGAGATCGCGGTCGTGAAGGTGACGCGCCATCCGCGTTACGCCGAGGTGCGCCTCGCGTCGGGCGCGATCGGCGGCGCGACGAACGACCTCGCCGTCCTCGAGCTCGCGGCGGACGCGCCGGTGCAGCCGGCGCCGCTCTTTCGCGGCACCCTCGAGAACTCCGCGCGCTTCGTCGGCCCGGAGCTCGTCTTCGTCGGCTACGGCGCGATCGACGGCAGCGGCCTCGGCTTCGGCACGAGGCGCGAGGCGTCGTTCCCGATCGCGAAGGTCGGCCCCGCGGCGGTCGGCGGCACGCCCGGCACGATCGACGCGTCGATGATCTACTACGCGGTGCCCGGCAAGAGCGCGTGCCGCGGCGACTCGGGCGGTCCCGCTTTCTTCGTCGAGGGCGGCGTGCTCTCGATCGCGGCGGTGACGTCGTTCGGCGGGCCGCGCTGCGAGTCCGACGGCGTGCACGCGCGCGCGGACGCGCCGCAGATCGCCGCGTTCCTTCAGGCAGAGCTCGATCGCATCGAGGCGGCCGATCCGTGCCGCCCCGACGGCGTGTGCGGTCCGGAGTGCGGGGTCCGTGACCCCGACTGCCTGGCGGATCACTGCGGCGCCGACGGCGTCTGCGCCGAAGCGTGCGTCGCCGATCCCGATTGCGAGAGCCCGCGCTGA
- a CDS encoding slipin family protein, translated as MDPSIIPLFGLGAIALTVVMRSIRQVNQWETALKFTLGKLTGRTEPGLTFVIPGVQQLMRVDMRVRNRDLPQQAVITADNVTAWIDAVIYFKVVDAEKATLNVQDYDHAVRDRAKVVLRDVVGETTLDELLQHREEVAAKVRLAVEQFVAQWGLHVELIALQDIQLPPQMQETIAKKAIAERDRQYVVIKSQADLESAKNFAEAARILHSSPGAMELRRLEALQNLSGGTSKVIFDLAKPTGSAETNAAAMAAAMGEAVRVADPKTAAALRAQAEAEAEEEEAHAAPRMMRRER; from the coding sequence ATGGACCCTTCGATCATCCCGCTGTTCGGTCTCGGCGCCATCGCGCTCACCGTCGTCATGCGCAGCATCCGCCAGGTGAACCAGTGGGAGACGGCGCTGAAGTTCACGCTCGGAAAGCTGACGGGGCGCACCGAGCCCGGGCTCACGTTCGTCATCCCCGGGGTCCAGCAGCTGATGCGCGTCGACATGCGCGTCCGGAACCGGGACCTGCCGCAGCAGGCCGTCATCACCGCCGACAACGTCACCGCGTGGATCGACGCCGTCATCTACTTCAAGGTCGTCGACGCCGAGAAGGCGACCCTCAACGTGCAGGACTACGACCACGCGGTGCGCGACCGCGCGAAGGTCGTCCTCCGCGACGTCGTCGGAGAGACCACGCTCGACGAGCTGCTCCAGCACCGCGAGGAGGTCGCGGCCAAGGTGCGCCTCGCGGTCGAGCAGTTCGTCGCGCAGTGGGGTCTCCACGTCGAGCTCATCGCGCTCCAGGACATCCAGCTCCCGCCGCAGATGCAGGAGACGATCGCGAAGAAGGCGATCGCCGAGCGCGATCGGCAATACGTCGTCATCAAGAGCCAGGCCGACCTCGAGAGCGCGAAGAACTTCGCCGAGGCGGCGCGCATCCTCCATTCGTCGCCCGGCGCGATGGAGCTGCGCCGGCTCGAGGCGCTCCAGAACCTCTCCGGCGGGACGAGCAAGGTCATCTTCGACCTCGCCAAGCCGACCGGCTCCGCCGAGACGAACGCGGCGGCGATGGCGGCGGCGATGGGCGAGGCGGTCCGCGTCGCCGATCCGAAGACCGCCGCCGCGCTGCGAGCGCAGGCGGAGGCGGAGGCGGAGGAAGAAGAGGCGCACGCGGCGCCGCGCATGATGCGACGCGAGCGATGA